A window of Deinococcus carri genomic DNA:
GCGTTGCTCAGCGACCTGGCCCTGGCGCGACTGTGCGACCAGCACCGTGGTCGTGACTACCAGCGCGAGCAGACCAACCGTGACGGACGGCCCCGCCCCTTTGTTCATGAAGCTTTCGCGTTGCTGCCGCCCCACGCTGGCTCCCTCCCCGAACACCAAAAAAAGCTCCCGCGAGGGGAGCCTTTCGACAGCCGGTGGTGCCGGTCTTTAGACCGCCAGCACCTGACGGCCGTTGTAGTAGCCGCAGCTCGGGCAGATGTGGTGGCTGAGCTTCTTGGCGTGGCACTGGGGGCACTCGGTCAGGTTGGGGGCCACCAGGGCGTGGTGGCTGCGGCGCATGTCGCGCTTGCTCTTGCTGGTCTTCTTCTTGGGGACGGGATGCTTCGCCATGATTTCTCTCCTCGGGCCACGCGGCGCTCTGCTGGGCTTGCCCCTGGGGGGGTTCCCTGTCGCCGGGGCGCGCTCTGCCCGCCGCTCCTGCAAGGCTGGGCGAGACAACAGCGGGGAGTATAGCACGCGGCGCGGCCTGTCAGGAAGGCCGCGTTAGCATGTGCGCCGGAATGCATGACTTCGTGGTGCCCGGGGTGACGCTGGAGGCCGGGCTGCACTGGCTCGACCTGCTGGGCGTGCTGGCCTTCAGCATGTCGGGCGCGCTGCTGGCGGTGCGCAAGAGATTCGACCTGTTCGGGGTGCTGGTGCTGGGCTGCGTGACGGCCGTGGGTGGCGGGGCCATCCGCGACACCCTGACGGGGCAGACGCCGCCCCTCTTCCTGCGCGACGAGACATATCTGTGGGTCGCGCTGCTGGGCGCGCTGTTGGCCTTTGCCTTCGGGGAGCGGCTGGCCCGTTTCGAGCGGACGCTGAGCGTGTTCGACACCGTGGGGCTGGGGCTGTTCGCGGCGTCGGGGGCGCTGGGGGCCGTGAACTTCGGGCTGGGGCCGCTGGGGGTGGTCTTCGCGGGGATGCTCAGCGGGGTGGGCGGCGGCATCATCCGCGACCTGATCGCCAATGAGGTCCCCGAGGTGATGTACCGCCGCGAGCAGCTCTACGCCACCGCCGCCGCGGCCGGGGCCGCCGCCGTCTACCTGCTGCACCCCCACCTCACGCCCTTTCAGGCCCAGCTTGGCGGGTCAGTCGTGGTGATCGCGCTGCGCTGGCTCTCGCGCCGGGGCTGGGTGCGGCTGCCCGTGCGCCGTCTGCCCGGCGAGTGAGGGCCAACTTCCCCTCGAACCTGGCCCCCTGAACGCGGTGCAATCCGGCTGCGCGTTAGAATGGGCTGATGTCTAAACAAGATGCACAGCCCGCCGGGTTTCGCACCCGTGCCGTCCACGCCGGGCATGGCCTCGACCCGGTGACGGGCGCACACGCGGTGCCCATCTACGCCACCTCCACCTTCGGCTACGGCAGCGCCGAGCGCGGCGCGCGGCTCTTTGCCGGCGAGGAGAGCGGCTACTTCTACTCGCGCCTCTCGAACCCCACCGTGCGCGCCTTCGAGGAAAAGGTCGCCAGCCTGGAGGGGGCCGGGGACGCCGTGGCCTTTGGCAGCGGCATGGGCGCGGCCAGCGCCATCGCCCTGACCTTCCTGAAGACGGGCGACGAGGTGGCCTTTGTGGGGCCGCTGTACGGCGGCACCGAGGGGCTGCTGCGCGACATCCTGGGCCGCTTCGGCGTGACCGTGCATGAAGCCCGGGACGTGGAGGAGCTGCGCGGCGTGGTCAACGAGCAGACGCGGCTGGTGTGGCTGGAGACGCCCACCAATCCCACCCTGAAGGTGGTGGACCTGCGGGCCGCCTCGGAGCTGGCCCACGCGGTCGGCGCGCTCGTCGTGGTGGACAACACCTTTTCCACGCCGTACCTGACCCGCCCGCTGGAGTTCGGGGCCGACCTGGTGATGCACTCCGCGACCAAGTACCTGGGTGGCCACGGCGACGTGGTGGCGGGCGTGGTGGCCGCGAATGCCGATCTGGTGGCCGAACTGCGCCTGCACGGGCTGCGGCACGTCGGCGCGGTCCTCGGTCCCTTCGAGGCGTACCTGCTGCTGCGCGGCCTCAAGACCCTGCCGCTCAGGATGGAAGCCCACTGCGCCAATGCCCAGGCCCTTG
This region includes:
- a CDS encoding PLP-dependent aspartate aminotransferase family protein → MSKQDAQPAGFRTRAVHAGHGLDPVTGAHAVPIYATSTFGYGSAERGARLFAGEESGYFYSRLSNPTVRAFEEKVASLEGAGDAVAFGSGMGAASAIALTFLKTGDEVAFVGPLYGGTEGLLRDILGRFGVTVHEARDVEELRGVVNEQTRLVWLETPTNPTLKVVDLRAASELAHAVGALVVVDNTFSTPYLTRPLEFGADLVMHSATKYLGGHGDVVAGVVAANADLVAELRLHGLRHVGAVLGPFEAYLLLRGLKTLPLRMEAHCANAQALAEALQGHPAIRALHYPGLPGHPGHEVAQRQMRAFGGLVSLDLGSQEAAFAFLDHLKLFTQAVSLGDVESLSSHPASTTHQLLDEETLARQGVTPGLVRLSVGIEDADDLIADVLGALEKVPVGV
- the rpmF gene encoding 50S ribosomal protein L32 is translated as MAKHPVPKKKTSKSKRDMRRSHHALVAPNLTECPQCHAKKLSHHICPSCGYYNGRQVLAV
- a CDS encoding trimeric intracellular cation channel family protein, which gives rise to MHDFVVPGVTLEAGLHWLDLLGVLAFSMSGALLAVRKRFDLFGVLVLGCVTAVGGGAIRDTLTGQTPPLFLRDETYLWVALLGALLAFAFGERLARFERTLSVFDTVGLGLFAASGALGAVNFGLGPLGVVFAGMLSGVGGGIIRDLIANEVPEVMYRREQLYATAAAAGAAAVYLLHPHLTPFQAQLGGSVVVIALRWLSRRGWVRLPVRRLPGE